ACTGGGTAATCCGTCTGCTCAAGATCCTTCCTGGACCCTCCATGCTGAAAGTAACATTTTGCAAGAGTGCGTTACAgcacataacattttttcgAAACAAATCTtgcagaagaaaaaggaacTCACATCTTTAGTATCTGTCCTTTCAAAAAGAACTACTCGGCCCCCACGGTCACCAGTTGCGAGATGGTCTCCACTTTTATCAAATTCGATGGCTGAAATGATGTCAACTGCGGAAGAAATGTGTGCAAACAGAATCATTACATCAGAAGTCACCACTAAATTGTAGGAGCTAAACACATAATAACCTTGAGGTGCAGCTAGTATATTATTCTCCATAACATAGAGTATGTAAACCGGTAAAGAAGATTACATCCAATAACATGAGAGCAGATTAAATTTATCTAATACGGAAAGTGCCTCTGAAGGCAACCTAGTTACATCAATACTCCGGGAAGTCTTATCAGCCAGAAGAGAGCAGCTATAGACCAACTCAATATTACAAATTCAATTCATGAACCCAAAATGCATGACCAATGATAACCCTTCACACTTGTCCCTCGACAACCCAATCCCTCATCGCTTCATATGCCTTTCTTGCTGTTAAACAGAGTCGAGACACCATTGTACCAGTGGAAAAAAGTATACATGGCTTATGGCATTGAACAGACAAAACCTTGAAGCTAGATTACCCTCTTAATCTCAACTTAAAACTATCATCAGCGTATCAAATGATTCAAATTTACAGCAGTACAGCTGAAACTTGTACAAAAATGAGAGTTACAACCTCGCAACAATCAGCTAAATAGAGATGCTCTAATATCACATAATACACAACAATCCAAACTTGTCATAGAACTTAGAAACTCTACTAACAGTGCAATAAAAGCCACAGAGATTCATCAATGACCCACTAAGTAGTAGAGGAATAACTCACTAATCAGatccaaacaacaaatcaaacccTTAGTCCTCAAATACACTCCGgatctaaaagaaaaaagaagagctAAACTCCGAATATATCTCACAATTTATAACACACGTAGGCAATAATTACCTTCCTGAACTTCTTCTCCGGCGGTTCGCTCACCGAAGACCTGAGAGAATCTCCACTCTAAAGACGGAGGAGGACCACTAGTAGCGGCATCGTCACCAccgttcattttttttttttggcttttgggTTAGATAATccaacaaaaattagaaatccGAGCTTGAGATCTGAGCTTCCAAATCTTTTAATCACCGAATCGAATCGAAGATCGCGTCATCACCATAACCAAATCCTTTGATTCACATTCCATTCCATAGTTTTATTCATGGATTTTTTCGCGATTGAAGCAACTTGATCGATGATTAATATTTcgtccctctctctctctctctctctctctctctctctgtagaAAATGGAATTTTTGATATATCTCTCTGTAGAAAATGGAGGAACGAGAGAAGAAAAACGCCTTGgcctttttctctctctaaaaggACAAAAGTGgaattataacttttttcttttttttttccttcgaGACCAAAACGAAGGAACAAATCCGTATAAGTTAATATGTCTAATACTATAATGTTTTTGTCCTGATTCCAAAGTATCCTTAGCGTTACAGTCGGTGACATTATTTATTTGACCACTACATATCGGTGGACAGTGACATATGTTTTCGCCTATCATTGGTCAGTTGTGGAGGTGCTGCGCTTTCCACTGTTGTGTTGTGTGATGGGGGAAAATGTATAATTATCATTAGTAAGtactaaataattatttttgccaAATTATCCTAAATAGAATTCCATTgcacatttgttttttctaatctGATATTATCATATCTTACTTGAGAAAAATTACAAGTTTCTTTCAGGGGTCAAAATTAACTCATGAGAATACCCAAGCggtagaaaaaaagaaaaacgattgAAACCAGTacaaatcaaatgaatttaaaaagTATTACTATAGTTTATACCAAATGTATTTGGATGGTGAATAATCAAAACTGAAACGAATAAGTCAAaggagtgttttttttttataactactAACCACTCAGACTCAGTGACGGattaaaagattaaaacttaAACCGGATATAACCGAATAATAGAACCAGTCAGTGCAATTCGATTTAGGACATAATGTTAGGAAGCCTCCTcgtttaaaagttaaaacctcTCTTTCTGCGGAAGAAACACGCTTGAGATATCTTTCCCCAAATTCgaaagaaccctaattttttcCGATTCCGATTGATCAAACAAGCGAATCCCGATTAACTGATCGAGGAGATGGGTAATACAGATAAGCTGATGAACCAGATCTTTGAATTGAAATTTACGTCAAAGTCTCTGCAGAGGCAAGCTAGGAAGTGCGAAAAAGAGGAGAGATCGGAGAAGCTCAAGGTAAAGAAAGCCATTGAGAAAGGTAACATGGATGGTGCTCGGATCTATGCCGAGAACGCCATTCGCAAACGCAGCGAGCAGATGAACTACCTTCGTCTCTCTTCTCGATTGGACGCTGTTGTTGCTCGACTCGATACCCAGGCTAAGATGGCTACCATCACCAAATCGATGACCAACATTGTCAAATCCCTCGAATCGTCTCTTACCACTGGTATTTCACATTCTCACTTTTCAGCAATCTAatcaatttggttttgttggtgcTCATAGCATTATAGTATAGATTGAAAAATTCTGCtccttgttgttgtttttgctGATTGAAGGATATGGAATCATGCAttagggtttggtttgatgaaatATTAGAATAGCTCTCTCTCACCGTCATGGATGTTCTGTGATCTGTGATGAATTTTTGTTGCATTTCTCTCCTTTTGGTAAGTGTAGTAtagagggagaagaagataggGCTTATAATACTCTTATACGTTGTGCTGTAGCAACTCGTGTTATCATTTTCTGGTTTGTTCTTTGCAACAGGCAACTTACAGAAGATGTCTGAGACGATGGATTCGTTTGAGAAACAGTTTGTGAACATGGAAGTCCAAGCTGAGTTCATGGATAATGCAATGGCTGGCTCTACTTCATTGTCGACTCCAGAAGGAGAAGTCAACAGCTTGATGCAGCAAGTAGCAGATGATTACGGTCTTGAAGTTTCTGTTGGACTACCTCAGCCTGCTGGTCATGCCATTCCTACCAAGACTGAAGAGAAAGTTGAGGAGGATGATTTAACCAGGAGACTTGCCGAGCTTAAAGCCAGAGGTTAATTAGCtaacctaacaaaaaaaaaaactgtatttggattcttcttttattgAGATGTTGATGCTATTAATCCCTGAACATGATGGGAATGTTTGTGTAAATTGCTCACCCTGGTACatgcttttgtttatataaaaccTAGAGTGTGTTTTTACAATGAGAAATTTCATCATCTGCTTAATGGTTTGGATTAGTTGTACAAATGTTAATTCTCCAGATGTGTCTCTGGTAGTAGTTCCACCAAATTTTCCAGGTCCAGAAAGGAATACACTGGAGTAAAAGGTATATTCTTTCCAAGGAGAAGAATGTTTATAGTACTCTTGGTGGATTGTTGCAGTTGTCAACTTGGGAGAGAGGATGATATGGTGAAGTCTCCTCCCTCTCTCCCATGTCTTGTTCATTGCAAAGTCTTGTTCtttcatgtttcttttcaTATACACTTGTTAATgaataaagttgaaaaaattCGTGAGGAAAAGTCCGAATCTATCTTCtctgcaaaaataaaattaagtaaaagaaacataaagtTATGGTTTAAAGATGCTTTCGGAAACTCCATCATTTTAGTGGGAGAATCACATAAAAGATTGGTcgtcaattatttttcttttattaataagGATGCACATGATGATGAATATTAACCgtaatatactaatatagATGACAATGTATTTCAGTGCTAAATTATAGTAACAATTAATTGAATGCTTAAATGAatcttttattatatactactttatatgtgttttttttgttttaattgagACAATGATGATGCACCTAGACAAGAACGTCCTACTCTCTGTGCATGTGCTTCTCATTTTATTTACTCTTTTACCAAACAAACTGTTCAACTTAATACATAATGTTGGTAGCCCACAATGTGAAAGATTAAATTAAAACTCATCCATTACCTCCTGTAAGCTCTATATTAACCACTTTAGCTCTTCTGCACACACTCACAACAACcaatcatatttattattaaaaaaaagagtcatgGCATTTTCATCTTCGTGTTCGTCCGTCAAAGCCGTCAACTCACGGTGGACGTCTCCGTCTCCGTCACCGTCTTCTAGATTCGCCGTCCTCCCTGCTTTCCTTCACCGCCGTTACGCAACAAGCGTCAAACTAACGGCCATAAGCGCCGCCTTAAAAACCGTCGAGCAAACGACGTTAACAGAGGATAACAGATTCTCAACCGTCGGATCTGACTCTGATGAATACAATCCAACTCTTCCAAAGCCGAGGATCCTCGTCACCGAGAAACTGGGAGAAGCCGGCGTGAATCTCCTCAGGGAATTCGGCGACGTTGACTGCTCTTACGATCTTTCGCCGGAagatctgaagaagaaagtggcGGAGAGTGACGCTCTGATCGTGAGAAGCGGAACTAAAGTGACGAGGGAAGTGTTTGAGGCGGCGAAGGGGAGGTTGAAAGTGGTCGGAAGAGCCGGAGTTGGGATTGACAATGTTGATCTGCAGGCGGCGACGGAGCACGGGTGTTTGGTGGTTAATGCTCCAACGGCTAATACGGTGGCTGCTGCCGAACATGGAATTGCTTTGCTTGCTTCTATGGCACGTAACGTTGCTCAGGCCGACGCTTCTATTAAAGCCGGTACGTTCCCGGttagccattttttttttgttttattgaaatgAGACATTTAACCAATTAACCTATCTAGATTAACTTAAAGCTTATACTATGTTTCACAccatggaaaagaaaaaactaatctaACATGTTTTAGTCTCGCAAAGATTACGAGATCTGATGAAGTCCAAATTATCTTGattacaaaaaagaagaattgatTATCATTGATTAATCGATAGATATTGAATATTTCGTTTTGTTCATATATTGAGAAGAGTTAATGGTCCATTTGAATAATTCCAGTATAGTGGCGTTACTCGTAAGTGTTTCTTCGTAATAATTGCTCAGTTGATCTTTGGAGTTATGCATTATAGCATAGAAGTGGCAATTTGTCATTGGATAGTAGAAAAGTCATGATtagaagcaaaaataaaattggtttACGTAAGTAGAACAAAAGGGGAAAATCATATTTGATCCTCTCCCTGTAAGAtggaaaaaacaaacgaaCCTGTCAAATGTAAAATAATGGGTCCATTTACTGCAAAAAGTAAAAGTCGGGGCCCTGAATTTTGGGGCCGCCAGTAACctcattttacttttctccGAGTCTCTCACCAACCA
This sequence is a window from Arabidopsis thaliana chromosome 1 sequence. Protein-coding genes within it:
- the VPS46.1 gene encoding vacuolar protein sorting 46.1 (vacuolar protein sorting 46.1 (VPS46.1); CONTAINS InterPro DOMAIN/s: Snf7 (InterPro:IPR005024); BEST Arabidopsis thaliana protein match is: SNF7 family protein (TAIR:AT1G73030.1); Has 1319 Blast hits to 1319 proteins in 225 species: Archae - 2; Bacteria - 0; Metazoa - 503; Fungi - 283; Plants - 343; Viruses - 0; Other Eukaryotes - 188 (source: NCBI BLink).), producing the protein MGNTDKLMNQIFELKFTSKSLQRQARKCEKEERSEKLKVKKAIEKGNMDGARIYAENAIRKRSEQMNYLRLSSRLDAVVARLDTQAKMATITKSMTNIVKSLESSLTTGNLQKMSETMDSFEKQFVNMEVQAEFMDNAMAGSTSLSTPEGEVNSLMQQVADDYGLEVSVGLPQPAGHAIPTKTEEKVEEDDLTRRLAELKARG
- a CDS encoding uncharacterized protein (unknown protein; FUNCTIONS IN: molecular_function unknown; INVOLVED IN: biological_process unknown; LOCATED IN: cellular_component unknown; EXPRESSED IN: stem; Has 30201 Blast hits to 17322 proteins in 780 species: Archae - 12; Bacteria - 1396; Metazoa - 17338; Fungi - 3422; Plants - 5037; Viruses - 0; Other Eukaryotes - 2996 (source: NCBI BLink).), which codes for MANRERTGFNRSVGLSNVTCHRSKQSNSMFGSSHRISRWSINHQTPVLRRRLQINIVNPNSGSSDHFQPPLRRLKHFPRHFSSASHDQSVTLRHFLLQIFRRKIVRAVNVAEFPEEIHAGFSQFLGDEDPRLWKSWIVFIRVRSDG